From a single Couchioplanes caeruleus genomic region:
- a CDS encoding phosphotyrosine protein phosphatase → MPPFTVLHVCMGNICRSPMAERLLVLAARQRLAKLGSGAALEDLLRSESAGTGGWHEGEEMNPPAARQIRVRGGSVDGFTARKLTSTHLAGADLILTATADQTDYVHALLPEASHRSFVLGHLGRILREIDTAALPPASTDPEGFAARAAALVAAADRGRDDKEPLPGDDLDDPWGRGDQTFQRVADEIDESLYALVDALLPGAPRSA, encoded by the coding sequence ATGCCGCCGTTCACCGTGCTGCACGTGTGCATGGGCAACATCTGCCGGTCGCCGATGGCCGAGCGGCTGCTGGTGCTCGCGGCCCGGCAGCGGCTGGCCAAGCTCGGCTCCGGCGCCGCCCTGGAGGACCTGCTGCGCAGCGAGAGCGCCGGCACGGGCGGCTGGCACGAGGGCGAGGAGATGAACCCGCCCGCGGCCCGGCAGATCCGGGTGCGCGGCGGCAGCGTGGACGGCTTCACCGCGCGCAAGCTGACCAGCACCCATCTGGCCGGCGCCGACCTGATCCTCACCGCCACGGCGGACCAGACCGACTACGTGCACGCGCTGCTGCCCGAGGCGTCGCACCGCAGCTTCGTCCTGGGGCACCTCGGCCGCATCCTGCGCGAGATCGACACCGCGGCGCTGCCGCCGGCGAGCACCGATCCGGAAGGCTTCGCCGCGCGGGCGGCCGCCCTCGTCGCCGCCGCCGACCGCGGCCGTGACGACAAGGAGCCGCTGCCCGGCGACGACCTGGACGACCCGTGGGGCCGCGGCGACCAGACGTTCCAGCGCGTCGCCGACGAGATCGACGAGTCCCTGTACGCGCTCGTCGACGCCCTGCTGCCGGGAGCACCGAGGTCCGCGTGA
- the glyA gene encoding serine hydroxymethyltransferase: MVTFWGPDFSALRREDPEIAEVISGELERQRGGLQLIASENFTSPAVLAAMGSTLTNKYAEGYPGRRYYGGCAEVDRAEELAIERAKDLFGADHANVQPHSGSAANMAAYAALVQPGDTVLAMDLPHGGHLTHGSKVNFSGKWFHPVGYRVRRDTELIDYDEVRDLAQAHRPKLIVCGATAYPRLIDFRAFRDIADEVGAYLMVDAAHFIGLVAGRAVPSPVPYADVVSCTTHKVLRGPRGGMILCRESLAARIDKAVFPFTQGGPLMHAVAAKAVALREASSPGFQGYAQQVVRNSQALAAGLAAEGMRPVSGGTDTHLALVDLRDLGVSGREAEERCDRARITLNKNAVPYDPEKPTTASGIRVGSPCVTTQGMREGEMRQIAGLIAASVRADPATVAGAGSLRDAAEEVGALVRRFPAYPIAEVLT; this comes from the coding sequence ATGGTCACGTTCTGGGGTCCGGACTTCTCCGCGCTGCGGCGCGAGGACCCCGAGATCGCCGAAGTGATCTCGGGCGAGCTCGAGCGGCAGCGCGGCGGCCTCCAGCTGATCGCGAGCGAGAACTTCACGTCGCCGGCCGTGCTCGCCGCGATGGGCTCCACGCTGACGAACAAGTACGCCGAGGGCTACCCCGGGCGGCGCTACTACGGCGGCTGCGCGGAGGTGGACCGGGCCGAGGAGCTGGCGATCGAGCGCGCCAAGGACCTGTTCGGCGCCGACCACGCCAACGTCCAGCCGCACTCCGGGTCGGCGGCGAACATGGCCGCGTACGCCGCGCTCGTGCAGCCCGGCGACACCGTGCTCGCCATGGACCTGCCGCACGGCGGGCACCTCACCCACGGCAGCAAGGTCAACTTCTCCGGCAAGTGGTTCCACCCGGTCGGCTACCGCGTGCGCCGGGACACCGAGCTCATCGACTACGACGAGGTACGCGACCTCGCCCAGGCGCACCGCCCCAAGCTCATCGTCTGCGGCGCCACCGCGTACCCGAGGCTCATCGACTTCCGGGCCTTCCGCGACATCGCCGACGAGGTGGGCGCGTACCTGATGGTCGACGCCGCGCACTTCATCGGCCTGGTCGCGGGCCGGGCCGTGCCGTCGCCCGTCCCGTACGCCGACGTGGTGTCGTGCACGACCCACAAGGTGCTGCGCGGGCCGCGCGGCGGCATGATCCTGTGCCGCGAGAGCCTCGCCGCCCGCATCGACAAGGCGGTGTTCCCGTTCACCCAGGGCGGCCCGCTCATGCACGCCGTCGCCGCCAAGGCGGTCGCGCTGCGGGAGGCGTCGTCGCCCGGCTTCCAGGGGTACGCCCAGCAGGTCGTCCGCAACAGCCAGGCGCTGGCGGCGGGGCTGGCCGCCGAGGGCATGCGTCCCGTCTCCGGTGGCACGGACACCCACCTGGCCCTCGTCGACCTGCGTGACCTCGGGGTCAGCGGGCGTGAGGCGGAGGAGCGCTGCGACCGGGCCCGGATCACGCTGAACAAGAACGCGGTCCCGTACGACCCGGAGAAGCCCACGACCGCGTCGGGCATCCGGGTCGGCTCGCCGTGCGTCACCACGCAGGGCATGCGGGAGGGCGAGATGCGGCAGATCGCCGGGCTGATCGCGGCCTCCGTCCGAGCGGATCCGGCCACCGTGGCCGGCGCGGGTAGTCTGCGTGACGCGGCCGAGGAGGTCGGTGCGCTCGTCCGGCGCTTTCCGGCGTACCCGATCGCGGAGGTTCTGACATGA
- a CDS encoding ATP synthase F0 subunit C, with product MGVDILAAVTGSTAAIGYGLAAIGPGIGVGLVFSAYIQSTARQPESSRLTLPYVWIGFAVIEALALFGIAFGFIWQG from the coding sequence ATGGGTGTTGACATTCTCGCCGCCGTTACGGGCAGCACCGCCGCCATCGGCTACGGCCTCGCGGCCATCGGCCCCGGCATCGGTGTCGGCCTGGTCTTCTCGGCCTACATCCAGTCGACGGCCCGCCAGCCCGAGTCGTCGCGACTGACCCTGCCGTACGTCTGGATCGGCTTCGCCGTCATCGAGGCGCTCGCGCTGTTCGGCATCGCCTTCGGCTTCATCTGGCAGGGCTAG
- the atpB gene encoding F0F1 ATP synthase subunit A, producing the protein MTSQPTILAAEFPPSIQDFFPPSFAGGTDNPWFTKITLMLWIATAAVIIFFLVTYRNPQMVPTKRQWIAESIYGFGRNAIAKEMIGPEGVRFASYLTSLFCFIFAMNFFAILPFFQLSPNSHFAFPVLLAVISYLMFNYVGMRKHGVGKYLKMAMVPPAPWYILPLLVPIEFASTFLIRPFSLSVRLFANMFAGHMLLLVFTLGGFAMINANAWLAPVSVLSWLLTIALTFLEFLVICLQAYVFTVLTASYVQGALADGH; encoded by the coding sequence GTGACCTCTCAGCCGACGATCCTCGCCGCGGAGTTTCCCCCGAGCATCCAGGACTTCTTCCCGCCGAGCTTCGCCGGGGGCACGGACAATCCGTGGTTCACGAAGATCACGCTGATGCTCTGGATCGCCACGGCGGCGGTCATCATCTTCTTCCTGGTGACCTACCGGAATCCGCAGATGGTGCCCACCAAGCGGCAGTGGATCGCCGAGTCGATCTACGGCTTCGGGCGCAATGCAATCGCCAAGGAAATGATCGGCCCCGAAGGCGTGCGCTTCGCGTCCTATCTGACGTCGCTCTTCTGCTTCATCTTCGCGATGAACTTCTTTGCGATCCTGCCGTTCTTCCAGCTCTCGCCGAACTCGCACTTCGCGTTTCCGGTCCTGCTCGCCGTGATCAGCTACCTGATGTTCAACTACGTCGGTATGCGCAAGCACGGCGTCGGCAAGTACCTCAAGATGGCGATGGTCCCGCCGGCGCCGTGGTACATCCTGCCCCTGTTGGTGCCGATCGAGTTCGCGTCGACGTTCCTCATCCGGCCGTTCTCGCTCTCGGTCCGTCTCTTCGCCAACATGTTCGCCGGGCACATGCTGCTGCTGGTGTTCACGCTCGGTGGCTTCGCCATGATCAATGCCAATGCCTGGCTGGCCCCGGTCTCGGTGCTCTCCTGGCTGCTCACGATCGCGCTGACGTTCCTGGAGTTCTTGGTCATCTGCCTCCAAGCGTACGTCTTCACGGTGCTGACTGCGAGCTACGTGCAGGGTGCGCTCGCCGACGGGCACTGA
- a CDS encoding AtpZ/AtpI family protein, protein MTGQEPPGKPHGDDSPSPPDSGSGMTALSYLIAGILVWGLIGWLVDRWLGTGGIATGVGVVLGAAGGVYLIVRRLGA, encoded by the coding sequence ATGACCGGTCAAGAACCCCCAGGCAAGCCTCACGGCGATGACAGCCCATCCCCACCTGATTCAGGTTCGGGTATGACGGCGCTGTCCTATCTCATAGCGGGCATCCTCGTCTGGGGCCTGATCGGCTGGTTGGTCGACCGGTGGCTTGGCACTGGGGGCATCGCGACGGGCGTCGGCGTGGTACTCGGTGCCGCGGGCGGGGTCTACCTCATCGTGCGCCGTCTCGGCGCCTGA
- a CDS encoding F0F1 ATP synthase subunit B produces the protein MLTFLAAEGGEHDINPLVPVWQEIVLGLVAFGLLCFVLMKFVFPQMEKTFQARVDAIEGGIKRAEAAQAEANELLEQYRAQLAEARTEAARIRDEARADAEGIRQDVLAKAREESDRIIAAGRDQLAAQRESIVRDLRSEVGTLAVDLAGRIVGESLADEARSRGTVDRFINELGAGAAGGR, from the coding sequence ATGCTCACGTTCCTGGCCGCCGAAGGCGGGGAGCACGACATCAACCCGCTGGTCCCCGTATGGCAGGAGATCGTTCTCGGCCTCGTCGCGTTCGGTCTGCTCTGCTTCGTCCTGATGAAGTTCGTCTTCCCGCAGATGGAGAAGACGTTCCAGGCGCGGGTGGACGCCATCGAGGGCGGCATCAAGCGCGCCGAGGCCGCTCAGGCCGAGGCGAACGAGCTGCTCGAGCAGTACCGGGCCCAGCTCGCCGAGGCCCGTACGGAGGCCGCGCGCATCCGCGACGAGGCCCGTGCCGACGCCGAGGGCATCCGTCAGGACGTCCTCGCCAAGGCGCGGGAGGAGTCCGACCGCATCATCGCGGCCGGTCGCGACCAGCTCGCCGCCCAGCGCGAGAGCATCGTGCGCGACCTGCGCTCCGAGGTGGGCACGCTCGCGGTGGACCTGGCCGGCCGGATCGTCGGTGAGTCGCTGGCCGACGAGGCCCGCAGCCGGGGCACCGTGGACCGGTTCATCAACGAGCTCGGCGCCGGCGCGGCGGGCGGTCGCTGA
- a CDS encoding SDR family oxidoreductase, with protein sequence MRCLVTGATGYIGGRLAPRLIEAGHDVRALTRSAGRLRDVPWAPHAEIVEGDLGDPVSLERALDGVEVAYYLVHSLGLADFERRDREAARNFARAAYAKGVRRIVYLGGPEPPAEERPSAHLRSRAEVGRILLDSGVPTVVLRAPVIIGSGSASFEMLRYLTERLPVMVTPRWVRNRIQPIAVRDVLRYLMAAAEMPEDVNRAFDIGGPDVLTYREMMQRYARVAGLRRRVILPLRPLSPWLSAHWVGAITPVPNAIARPLVASLIHEAVAHEQDIRQYVPEPPLPFDEAVRLALGKVRDAEVETRWSNASGADADAEPLPSDPKWSGGTIYIDERSREVNAPQEALWRVIEGVGGDNGWYSFPLAWSVRGWLDRLVGGVGLRRGRRDRDRLYVGEALDWWRVEEIKPGELLRLRAEMRVPGRAWLEMSAAPGPAGTSVYRQRALFVPRGLAGHAYWGSVVPFHGVIFSGMARNIARGAEEAR encoded by the coding sequence ATGCGGTGTCTGGTGACGGGAGCGACGGGGTACATCGGCGGCCGCCTCGCGCCCCGGCTGATCGAGGCGGGTCACGACGTACGGGCGCTCACGCGCAGCGCCGGCCGGCTTCGGGACGTGCCGTGGGCGCCGCATGCCGAGATCGTCGAGGGCGATCTGGGCGACCCCGTCTCGCTGGAACGCGCGCTCGACGGCGTGGAGGTCGCGTACTACCTCGTGCATTCGCTGGGGCTGGCCGACTTCGAGCGCCGCGACCGTGAGGCGGCCCGCAACTTCGCACGGGCCGCGTACGCGAAAGGGGTCCGTCGGATCGTCTATCTCGGCGGCCCGGAACCCCCGGCGGAGGAGCGGCCGTCGGCGCACCTGCGCTCCCGCGCCGAGGTGGGGCGGATCCTGCTGGACAGCGGCGTGCCGACCGTCGTGCTGCGCGCGCCGGTGATCATCGGCTCGGGCTCGGCGTCGTTCGAGATGTTGCGCTACCTCACCGAGCGGCTCCCGGTCATGGTCACGCCGCGCTGGGTGCGCAACCGGATCCAGCCGATCGCCGTCCGCGACGTGCTGCGCTACCTCATGGCCGCGGCGGAGATGCCCGAGGACGTGAACCGGGCGTTCGACATCGGCGGCCCGGACGTGCTCACGTACAGGGAGATGATGCAGCGCTACGCGCGGGTGGCCGGGCTGCGGCGCCGGGTCATCCTGCCGCTGCGCCCGCTGAGCCCGTGGCTGTCGGCGCACTGGGTGGGCGCGATCACCCCGGTGCCCAACGCGATCGCCCGGCCGCTGGTCGCCAGCCTGATCCACGAGGCCGTCGCCCACGAGCAGGACATCCGGCAGTACGTTCCCGAGCCGCCGCTGCCCTTCGACGAGGCCGTACGCCTCGCCCTCGGCAAGGTCCGTGACGCCGAGGTGGAGACCCGGTGGTCGAACGCCTCCGGCGCGGACGCCGACGCCGAGCCGCTGCCGAGCGACCCGAAGTGGTCCGGCGGCACGATCTACATCGACGAGCGCAGCCGGGAGGTGAACGCCCCGCAGGAGGCACTGTGGCGGGTCATCGAGGGCGTCGGCGGCGACAACGGCTGGTACTCGTTCCCGCTGGCCTGGTCGGTGCGCGGCTGGCTGGACCGGCTCGTCGGGGGCGTCGGCCTGCGCCGGGGCCGCCGCGACCGCGACCGCCTGTACGTGGGCGAGGCGCTGGACTGGTGGCGGGTCGAGGAGATCAAGCCCGGGGAGCTGCTGCGGCTGCGCGCCGAGATGCGCGTGCCCGGCCGGGCCTGGCTGGAGATGAGCGCCGCACCGGGCCCCGCGGGCACCAGCGTGTACCGCCAGCGGGCGCTGTTCGTGCCGCGCGGGCTGGCCGGGCACGCGTACTGGGGCAGCGTCGTGCCGTTCCACGGGGTGATCTTCAGCGGGATGGCCCGCAACATCGCCCGGGGCGCCGAGGAGGCCCGTTAG
- a CDS encoding L-threonylcarbamoyladenylate synthase — protein MLYDCRAVAERDRGIAAAVEAVKSGELVVMPTDTVYGVGADAFTPHAVTALQNARGVDRRVPPPVLVGSRHTLDGLVYSLPKAARELADAFWPGALTILVEHSPSLQWDLGETGGRVAVRMPLHPVALEVLREVGPMAVTTANKAGQPAPVTAEEARDQLEYAVRIYLEAGVAHDPAPSTIVDVSGEVPRVLRNGALAYEKLRDVVPDLLPAGS, from the coding sequence ATGCTCTACGACTGTCGGGCCGTGGCCGAGCGGGATCGCGGCATCGCCGCGGCCGTCGAGGCGGTCAAGAGTGGCGAGCTCGTCGTCATGCCCACCGACACCGTGTACGGGGTCGGCGCGGACGCGTTCACGCCGCACGCCGTCACCGCGCTGCAGAACGCCCGCGGGGTGGACCGGCGCGTGCCGCCGCCGGTGCTGGTCGGTTCCCGCCACACGCTGGACGGGCTGGTGTATTCGCTGCCCAAGGCGGCGCGCGAGCTGGCCGACGCGTTCTGGCCGGGCGCGCTGACCATCCTCGTCGAGCACTCGCCCAGCCTGCAGTGGGACCTCGGTGAGACCGGCGGCCGGGTCGCGGTGCGGATGCCGCTGCACCCGGTGGCGCTGGAGGTGCTGCGCGAGGTCGGCCCGATGGCCGTCACCACGGCGAACAAGGCCGGGCAGCCCGCGCCGGTCACCGCCGAGGAGGCGCGCGACCAGCTGGAGTACGCGGTCCGCATCTACCTCGAGGCCGGGGTGGCCCACGACCCGGCGCCCAGCACGATCGTCGACGTGAGCGGCGAGGTGCCGCGGGTGCTGCGCAACGGCGCGCTGGCGTACGAGAAGCTGCGCGACGTGGTTCCCGACCTGCTGCCCGCGGGGTCCTGA
- a CDS encoding F0F1 ATP synthase subunit delta has product MMAIANRESYAAAAEKLTAGTQTATAAQLAGTADEILSVARLLRGEPRLRRALTDPSRAGAERGGLVRSLLTGKVGATAVDAVATLASGRWSAPGELLDATERLGVDTVLAAADKAGVLAEVEDELFRFGHVVSGSPQLAVTLSDPGAPVDRRAKLVGDLLRGKAQAATVQLVLVALEGLGGRGFESSLTKLVELTAAKRDREVAYVTAAKVLTDAEEQRLATKLSGIYGRQVSLKVDVNPSIIGGLSVRVGSDLYDGTILRRLNEARQAFAK; this is encoded by the coding sequence CTGATGGCGATCGCCAACCGCGAGTCGTACGCGGCCGCGGCGGAGAAGCTCACCGCGGGCACGCAGACGGCCACGGCCGCGCAGCTCGCCGGCACCGCCGACGAAATTCTGTCGGTGGCGCGGCTGCTGCGCGGCGAGCCGCGGCTGCGCCGGGCGCTGACCGACCCGTCGCGCGCGGGCGCGGAGCGGGGCGGGCTGGTGCGGTCGCTGCTGACCGGCAAGGTCGGCGCGACCGCGGTCGACGCGGTGGCGACTCTGGCGTCCGGCCGGTGGTCGGCGCCCGGGGAACTGCTGGACGCGACCGAGCGGCTCGGCGTCGACACCGTGCTGGCCGCCGCCGACAAGGCCGGCGTGCTGGCCGAGGTCGAGGACGAGCTGTTCCGCTTCGGGCACGTCGTCTCCGGCAGCCCGCAGCTGGCAGTCACCCTCAGTGACCCCGGTGCGCCTGTCGACCGGCGGGCTAAGCTGGTGGGGGACCTGCTCAGGGGCAAGGCCCAGGCGGCGACGGTCCAGCTGGTCCTGGTCGCCCTCGAGGGTCTCGGTGGCCGGGGCTTCGAGAGCTCGCTCACCAAGCTGGTCGAGCTGACCGCTGCCAAGCGTGACCGCGAGGTCGCGTACGTGACGGCAGCCAAGGTGCTCACCGACGCCGAGGAGCAGCGGCTCGCCACCAAGTTGTCCGGCATCTACGGTCGGCAGGTGTCGCTGAAGGTCGATGTGAACCCGAGCATCATCGGGGGCCTCAGCGTCCGGGTCGGCTCCGACCTCTACGACGGCACGATCCTGCGGCGACTCAACGAAGCCCGGCAGGCGTTCGCTAAATAG
- a CDS encoding L-threonylcarbamoyladenylate synthase, translating into MIVPADAGGIRRAADLLRAGSVVAFPTETVYGLGADAFSEQAVAEVYRLKNRPSWNPLIVHVPGVGAARGLAVEWPEVADRLAAAFWPGPLTLVVERAPHLTQVGADTGTIAVRVPAHPVALRLLEACGLPLAAPSANRSEGISPTTAGHVLRSLPDVPLVLDGGPASWGIESTVLDVTGPVPRLLRPGALGLREIREVTGKVLLPEDVADGSARPSPGMSKRHYAPRAKVVLTDEVDLALVDETVGVLTYETAVPLKGGSAEILSADPREYAADFYAALHRLDDAGVATILVKSPPETEEWLAIRDRLGRAAA; encoded by the coding sequence GTGATCGTCCCAGCCGACGCCGGCGGCATCCGTCGCGCGGCCGACCTGCTGCGCGCCGGGTCGGTCGTCGCCTTCCCCACCGAGACCGTGTACGGCCTCGGTGCGGACGCGTTCTCCGAGCAGGCGGTCGCGGAGGTCTACCGGCTCAAGAACCGGCCCTCGTGGAACCCGCTGATCGTGCACGTCCCCGGCGTCGGTGCGGCCCGCGGGCTGGCCGTGGAGTGGCCGGAGGTGGCGGACCGGCTCGCCGCGGCGTTCTGGCCGGGACCGCTGACCCTCGTCGTCGAGCGGGCGCCGCACCTCACCCAGGTCGGCGCCGACACCGGCACCATCGCGGTCCGCGTACCGGCGCACCCGGTCGCGCTGCGGCTGCTCGAGGCGTGCGGGCTGCCGCTGGCGGCGCCGAGCGCGAACCGCTCGGAGGGCATCTCGCCGACGACGGCCGGGCACGTGCTGCGCAGCCTGCCCGACGTGCCGCTGGTGCTGGACGGCGGCCCGGCGTCGTGGGGCATCGAGTCCACGGTGCTCGACGTGACCGGCCCGGTGCCGCGGCTGCTGCGGCCGGGCGCGCTGGGCCTGCGGGAGATCCGCGAGGTGACCGGCAAGGTGCTGTTGCCCGAGGACGTCGCCGACGGGTCGGCCCGGCCCTCACCGGGCATGAGCAAGCGCCACTATGCGCCGCGCGCCAAGGTGGTGCTGACAGACGAGGTGGACCTCGCACTGGTCGACGAGACGGTCGGCGTGCTGACGTACGAGACCGCTGTGCCGCTGAAGGGCGGCTCCGCCGAGATCCTCAGCGCGGATCCGAGGGAGTACGCCGCCGACTTCTACGCCGCCCTGCACCGCCTGGACGACGCCGGGGTCGCCACGATCCTGGTGAAGTCCCCGCCGGAGACCGAGGAGTGGCTGGCGATCCGCGACCGGCTCGGCCGCGCCGCCGCCTAA
- the atpA gene encoding F0F1 ATP synthase subunit alpha yields MAELTISSDEIRGALERYVSSYTPEVSREEVGIVSDAGDGIAHVEGLPSTMANELLEFEDGTLGVALNLDIREIGVVVLGDYTGIEEGQRVKRTGRVLSVPVGDAYLGRVVDALGNPIDDRGEIANEGFRELELQAPNVMARQPVKQPLQTGIKAIDAMTPIGRGQRQLIIGDRKTGKTTVALDTIINQRANWESGDPEKQVRCIYVAIGQKATTIASIRGTLEAQGALQYTTIVASPASDPAGFKYIAPYTGSSIGQHWMYNGKHVLIVFDDLTKQAEAYRAVSLLLRRPPGREAYPGDVFYLHSRLLERCAKLSDELGGGSMTGLPLIETKANDISAYIPTNVISITDGQIFLEGDLFASGVRPAINVGTSVSRVGGSAQVKAMRSVSGRLRLDLAQFRELEAFSAFASDLDKASRAQLERGARLVELLKQPQYSPLSVAEEVVVIWAGTTGQLDDIPVGDVRRFETEFLDWIKRNRSDAFTAIASTGLLGDDQLEALQSGVNEFKELFKRGETTGAPRDTPAEPLAEGTESRETVTREVRSSTDEG; encoded by the coding sequence ATGGCCGAGCTGACCATCTCCTCGGACGAGATCCGGGGGGCGCTAGAGCGCTACGTCTCGTCCTACACGCCCGAGGTCTCCCGTGAGGAGGTCGGCATCGTCTCCGATGCGGGCGACGGCATCGCGCACGTCGAGGGTCTGCCCTCGACGATGGCGAACGAACTGCTCGAGTTCGAGGACGGCACGCTGGGTGTCGCCCTGAACCTCGACATCCGCGAGATCGGCGTCGTGGTCCTGGGTGACTACACCGGCATCGAGGAGGGTCAGCGGGTCAAGCGGACCGGCCGGGTCCTCTCGGTCCCGGTCGGCGACGCCTATCTCGGCCGCGTGGTCGACGCGCTGGGCAACCCGATCGACGACCGCGGCGAGATCGCCAACGAGGGCTTCCGCGAGCTGGAGCTGCAGGCGCCGAACGTCATGGCCCGCCAGCCCGTCAAGCAGCCGCTGCAGACCGGCATCAAGGCGATCGACGCCATGACGCCGATCGGCCGCGGCCAGCGCCAGCTGATCATCGGCGACCGCAAGACCGGCAAGACCACGGTCGCGCTCGACACGATCATCAACCAGCGCGCCAACTGGGAGAGCGGCGACCCGGAGAAGCAGGTCCGCTGCATCTACGTGGCGATCGGCCAGAAGGCCACCACCATCGCCAGCATCCGGGGCACCCTGGAGGCGCAGGGCGCGCTGCAGTACACGACCATCGTGGCCTCGCCGGCGTCCGACCCGGCCGGCTTCAAGTACATCGCCCCGTACACCGGCTCGTCCATCGGGCAGCACTGGATGTACAACGGCAAGCACGTCCTGATCGTCTTCGACGACCTGACGAAGCAGGCCGAGGCGTACCGTGCCGTGTCGCTGCTGCTGCGCCGCCCGCCGGGCCGCGAGGCGTACCCGGGCGACGTCTTCTACCTGCACAGCCGGCTGCTGGAGCGCTGCGCCAAGCTCTCCGACGAGCTCGGCGGCGGTTCGATGACCGGCCTGCCGCTGATCGAGACGAAGGCCAACGACATCTCGGCCTACATCCCGACCAACGTCATCTCCATCACCGACGGTCAGATCTTCCTCGAGGGTGACCTGTTCGCGTCCGGTGTGCGCCCGGCCATCAACGTCGGCACCTCGGTGTCCCGCGTCGGCGGCTCCGCGCAGGTCAAGGCGATGCGGTCGGTCTCCGGCCGGCTGCGCCTCGACCTGGCCCAGTTCCGTGAGCTGGAGGCCTTCTCGGCCTTCGCCTCCGACCTGGACAAGGCGTCGCGGGCCCAGCTCGAGCGCGGTGCCCGCCTGGTCGAGCTGCTCAAGCAGCCGCAGTACTCGCCGCTGTCGGTGGCCGAGGAGGTCGTTGTCATCTGGGCCGGCACCACGGGCCAGCTCGACGACATCCCGGTCGGCGACGTGCGCCGGTTCGAGACCGAGTTCCTCGACTGGATCAAGCGCAACCGCAGCGACGCGTTCACCGCGATTGCGTCCACCGGCCTGCTCGGTGACGACCAGCTCGAGGCGCTGCAGAGCGGGGTCAACGAGTTCAAGGAGCTCTTCAAGCGCGGCGAGACCACCGGCGCGCCGCGGGACACCCCGGCCGAGCCGCTCGCCGAGGGCACCGAGAGCCGCGAGACGGTGACCCGCGAGGTCCGCAGCTCGACGGACGAAGGCTAG
- the prmC gene encoding peptide chain release factor N(5)-glutamine methyltransferase — protein MTLAHEHPSEGTDRTRLAPALVAATKRLSAAGVASARVDAELLAAHVLDVGRGRLLLVDTVRGDELRRFEELVERRAQRVPLQHLLGTAAFRHLELAVGDGVFVPRPETELLAGWGIEHTRPGATVVDLCSGTGALALSVADEAEPGLVVAVERSAEALVYLRRNAATFPRVRVLQADVTAPDLLEELDGQVDVLLCNPPYVPDGTPVPPEVADHDPAEAVFGGADGLSVIRPVIGRAAGLLRPGGVVGIEHDDVHGSAVPDLLRADGRFTGVAAHRDLAGRPRFATARRA, from the coding sequence GTGACACTCGCGCACGAACACCCCTCCGAGGGCACGGACCGGACGAGGTTGGCACCGGCGCTGGTGGCGGCGACGAAGCGGTTGTCCGCGGCGGGTGTCGCTTCGGCGCGCGTCGATGCCGAACTGCTCGCGGCGCACGTCCTGGACGTGGGCCGGGGGAGGCTGTTGCTGGTGGACACGGTGCGCGGTGACGAGCTGCGCCGGTTCGAGGAGCTGGTCGAGCGGCGGGCGCAGCGGGTGCCGTTGCAGCACCTGCTGGGTACGGCCGCCTTCCGGCATCTGGAGCTCGCGGTGGGCGACGGGGTGTTCGTACCGCGTCCGGAGACGGAACTGCTGGCGGGGTGGGGCATCGAGCACACCCGGCCGGGCGCCACGGTGGTCGACCTGTGCAGCGGGACGGGTGCGCTGGCCCTGTCCGTCGCCGACGAGGCCGAGCCGGGACTCGTGGTGGCCGTCGAGCGTTCCGCCGAGGCGCTGGTCTATCTGCGGCGCAACGCCGCCACCTTTCCCCGGGTACGGGTCCTCCAGGCCGACGTGACCGCCCCGGACCTGCTCGAGGAGCTGGACGGGCAGGTCGACGTGCTGCTGTGCAACCCGCCGTACGTGCCGGACGGGACGCCCGTGCCGCCGGAGGTCGCCGACCACGATCCGGCCGAGGCGGTGTTCGGCGGCGCGGACGGCCTGAGTGTGATCCGGCCGGTGATCGGGCGCGCCGCGGGGTTGCTGCGCCCCGGCGGCGTGGTGGGCATCGAGCACGACGACGTGCACGGGTCGGCCGTACCCGATCTCCTGCGGGCGGACGGCCGCTTCACCGGCGTCGCGGCGCACCGGGACCTGGCGGGCCGCCCTCGTTTCGCGACGGCCCGCCGGGCCTGA